A window of the Helianthus annuus cultivar XRQ/B chromosome 4, HanXRQr2.0-SUNRISE, whole genome shotgun sequence genome harbors these coding sequences:
- the LOC110934209 gene encoding deoxyhypusine synthase yields the protein MNDIPVFCPGLTDGSLGDMLYFHSFRNPGLVVDIVQDIRAMNGEAVHANPRKTGMIILGGGLPKHHICNANMMRNGADYAVFINYTAQEFDGSDSGARPDEAVSWGKIRASAKSVKVNTQVFSLIDVFL from the exons ATG AACGATATTCCCGTCTTTTGCCCTGGCTTGACAGATGGGTCTCTTGGTGACATGTTATATTTCCATTCCTTTCGCAATCCCGGTCTTGTTGTCGACATAGTACAAG ATATCAGGGCGATGAACGGTGAAGCTGTGCATGCAAACCCTAGGAAGACAGGGATGATAATTCTAGGAGGGGGGTTGCCAAAACATCACATATGCAATGCAAATATGATGCGTAATGGTGCTGATTATGCAGTCTTCATCAATTACACTGCCCAAGAATTTGATGGTAGTGATTCCGGTGCTCGTCCTGATGAAGCTGTCTCATGGGGCAAAATACGTGCTTCCGCTAAATCTGTTAAGGTAAATACACAGGTTTTTTCATTGATTGATGTCTTCTTGTAA